Proteins found in one Subtercola endophyticus genomic segment:
- the rarD gene encoding EamA family transporter RarD, with amino-acid sequence MRGTTVGALFAIGAYLIWGILPLYFLALAPASAFEIVGWRVVFSLAFCIVLITVTRGWPSLFAVLRQPRLVLTMGVAGVLIYINWQTYVLATTSGHVVEASLGYFINPIVTILLGVFLLHERLRRMQWVALGLSGIAVVVLAVGYGAVPWISLVLAFSFGLYGLLKKQVGPRIDAVNGLTLESMWLVPIVVVQLCVVGATTGLTFGNINGWHTTAMVGAGVITAIPLLMFAAAAKRLPLSSMGFIQYLTPVLQFIIGVVVLGEPMPPERLAGFALVWVALIILSVDVVRNSRHTRRSAGLQIANDIRTAHTENTLET; translated from the coding sequence ATGAGGGGCACGACCGTCGGTGCGCTCTTCGCCATCGGCGCTTATCTCATCTGGGGAATTCTTCCCCTGTACTTTCTGGCTCTCGCCCCCGCTTCGGCCTTCGAGATCGTGGGCTGGCGTGTCGTGTTCTCGCTCGCCTTCTGCATCGTGCTGATCACCGTGACACGGGGCTGGCCGAGCTTGTTCGCGGTGCTGCGGCAGCCCCGACTGGTTCTCACCATGGGCGTCGCCGGCGTGCTGATCTACATCAACTGGCAGACGTACGTACTGGCCACGACCAGCGGACACGTGGTCGAAGCGTCGCTCGGCTACTTCATCAACCCCATCGTCACCATTCTGCTGGGCGTCTTTCTGCTGCACGAGCGACTGCGCCGCATGCAGTGGGTCGCCCTCGGGCTGAGCGGCATCGCTGTGGTGGTGCTCGCTGTGGGATACGGCGCAGTGCCCTGGATCTCGCTCGTGCTCGCCTTTTCGTTCGGGCTCTACGGGCTGCTGAAGAAGCAGGTCGGGCCGCGCATCGACGCGGTGAACGGGCTCACCCTCGAGTCGATGTGGCTGGTGCCGATCGTGGTGGTGCAACTCTGTGTCGTCGGAGCGACCACGGGGCTCACCTTCGGCAATATCAACGGCTGGCACACGACGGCGATGGTGGGCGCGGGTGTCATCACCGCTATTCCGTTGCTGATGTTCGCCGCGGCCGCGAAGCGACTTCCGCTGAGTTCGATGGGCTTCATCCAGTACCTCACCCCGGTGCTGCAGTTCATCATCGGAGTCGTGGTTCTGGGCGAGCCGATGCCGCCGGAACGCCTCGCGGGATTCGCGCTGGTGTGGGTCGCGCTGATCATCCTGTCGGTCGATGTGGTGCGAAACAGCCGTCACACCCGACGCTCAGCTGGATTACAAATTGCTAACGATATTCGCACGGCACACACAGAAAACACACTCGAAACATAG
- a CDS encoding ABC transporter substrate-binding protein codes for MIKSKYALRTSILAGAGIIAIMLSGCASGGSSTPSSSASSSASATETDCASDATTANNLVVGTILPITGSLAYLNPPEQAGVGLAVSDINAAGGVDGKQACILPTDSGDSTDLSVSTASAQKLITAKPSVAIGAASSSVSLNVVDAFASAKITQISPANTSAKLSGYGPFYYRTAPPDSVQGSALGSLITGDGNSKVAFLVFNDSYGTGLRDFTQKSIESAGGTVVYGATGAGQEFPPGQTTFSAEVTAALASKPDAIVILAFDETKSIIPELVAQGWNMSKTYLSDGNTADYSKDFQAGTLTGAQGTIPGAQPNDTFKAQLVSWYKGAENADLKDFSYAPEAYDATTLTALAALKAKSNVSADLNKELAAVSGANGGTKCASYAECAPLVSAGTEIQYTGQSGIGPFNSHNEPSSAFIGIYKYNADNTYTFQSAIEGETSY; via the coding sequence ATGATCAAATCCAAGTATGCCCTCCGGACATCGATTCTGGCCGGAGCAGGCATCATTGCCATCATGCTTTCCGGCTGTGCCTCCGGGGGCAGCTCAACTCCATCTTCTTCGGCGTCTTCGTCGGCGTCGGCCACTGAGACCGACTGCGCGAGCGATGCCACAACGGCCAACAACCTGGTCGTCGGTACCATCCTCCCCATCACCGGTAGCCTCGCTTACCTGAACCCGCCGGAGCAGGCCGGTGTCGGCCTCGCGGTCTCAGACATCAACGCTGCGGGCGGCGTCGATGGCAAGCAGGCTTGTATCCTCCCCACCGACTCGGGTGACTCGACCGACCTCAGCGTCTCGACCGCTTCGGCTCAGAAGCTCATCACGGCCAAGCCGTCGGTGGCCATCGGTGCCGCGTCGTCGAGCGTTTCGCTGAACGTCGTCGACGCGTTCGCTTCGGCCAAGATCACGCAGATCTCGCCGGCGAACACCTCGGCCAAGCTCAGCGGTTACGGTCCGTTCTACTACCGCACCGCTCCGCCGGACTCGGTTCAGGGTTCAGCCCTCGGCTCGCTCATCACGGGTGACGGCAACTCGAAGGTCGCCTTCCTGGTCTTCAACGACTCGTACGGCACCGGTCTTCGTGACTTCACGCAGAAGAGCATCGAGTCTGCAGGCGGCACCGTCGTCTACGGCGCTACCGGCGCCGGCCAGGAGTTCCCTCCCGGCCAGACCACGTTCTCGGCTGAAGTGACCGCGGCGCTTGCCAGCAAGCCCGACGCGATCGTCATCCTGGCGTTCGACGAGACCAAGTCGATCATCCCTGAGCTCGTCGCTCAGGGCTGGAACATGTCCAAGACCTACCTGTCAGACGGCAACACCGCCGACTACAGCAAGGACTTCCAGGCGGGCACCCTCACCGGCGCCCAGGGCACCATCCCCGGTGCTCAGCCGAACGACACGTTCAAGGCTCAGCTCGTCTCCTGGTACAAGGGTGCAGAGAACGCAGACCTCAAGGACTTCTCCTACGCTCCTGAGGCCTACGACGCGACCACCCTCACCGCCCTCGCGGCGCTGAAGGCCAAGTCGAACGTCTCGGCAGACCTGAACAAGGAACTCGCGGCTGTCTCCGGTGCGAACGGCGGCACCAAGTGTGCCTCGTACGCCGAGTGTGCTCCGCTGGTTTCGGCCGGTACCGAGATCCAGTACACGGGTCAGTCGGGCATCGGTCCGTTCAACTCGCACAACGAGCCGTCGAGCGCGTTCATCGGCATCTACAAGTACAACGCCGACAACACCTACACGTTCCAGTCGGCCATCGAAGGCGAGACCTCCTACTAA
- a CDS encoding ABC transporter ATP-binding protein — translation MTDTLSATGGTETRVPVMQATDLVAGYLPGINILNGCNLDVYPGELIGIIGPNGAGKSTLLKALFGLVNVRSGSVTLKGENITGHKANKLVQAGVGFVPQNNNVFPSLTIEENLQMGLFLRPKLLKERLEAIFDLFPVLRDRRTQRAGSLSGGERQSVAMARALMMDPSVLLLDEPSAGLSPVRQDETFIRTRRINKTGVSIIMVEQNARRCLQICDRGYVLDQGRNAYTGTGRELADDPKVIELYLGTLAKDVEEESGHNAPGAI, via the coding sequence CACTCTCCGCCACCGGCGGCACCGAAACCCGGGTTCCGGTGATGCAGGCGACCGATCTGGTTGCCGGCTACCTGCCCGGTATCAACATTCTCAACGGCTGCAACCTCGACGTGTACCCCGGCGAACTGATCGGCATCATCGGCCCGAACGGCGCCGGCAAGTCCACGCTACTGAAGGCCCTCTTCGGGCTCGTGAACGTGCGCTCAGGCTCGGTGACGCTGAAGGGTGAGAACATCACCGGCCACAAGGCCAACAAGCTCGTCCAGGCCGGTGTGGGGTTCGTTCCGCAGAACAACAACGTCTTTCCGTCGCTCACCATCGAAGAGAACCTGCAGATGGGGCTCTTCTTGCGCCCCAAGCTGCTCAAGGAGCGCCTCGAGGCCATCTTCGACCTCTTTCCCGTGCTTCGTGACCGCCGCACGCAGCGCGCGGGTTCCCTCTCGGGTGGTGAGCGTCAGTCGGTCGCCATGGCGCGTGCGCTCATGATGGATCCCTCGGTGCTGCTGCTCGACGAGCCCTCCGCCGGCCTCTCCCCTGTGCGACAGGATGAGACGTTCATCCGCACCCGCCGCATCAACAAGACGGGCGTGTCGATCATCATGGTGGAGCAGAACGCTCGCCGCTGCCTGCAGATCTGCGACCGCGGCTACGTGCTCGACCAAGGCCGCAACGCCTACACCGGCACCGGCCGCGAGCTGGCCGACGACCCCAAGGTCATCGAGCTCTACCTCGGCACCCTCGCCAAAGACGTCGAAGAGGAGTCGGGCCACAACGCCCCCGGCGCCATCTAG